GTGTCATACtcagaagacagagagaagaatGTCGACTGAACTAGAAAAACTGGATTTAGACTTTCCACACAACAATGGTTCTTTCAATTTTAGAAGTTTAGTGGAAAAATGACACAGACTtcatcaaagaaagaaaaaaatgtcaatgatCTCTCACTTTAAAGGCCTGagaattcactcattcatttttcCCTccggaaaataaaagaaattccAGAGTTTCAACCAGGAATGCTCCTGCTCAGAGTGTTATAGATGCTCTGTTTGCTTCACTCCTCTGAACTCGCTgaggtgcagagcagcaggtttgGGTTCTGGCGTTCCTGCTGGTGTACCGTGGGCGTGGAATGGAATTAAGGTGCGGACACGCCTGAAAAGCCAAACGGTCACTGAAGTTACACACCGAGTCTGTGAGCTAACAACCAAGGCACAAGTGTTTAAACGTTCTGTTTTATTCACAGATTAAACAGAAATCGCAGGGAGACTGGAGCTGTCAGATGAAGTGAGCCACTGCaaacaaaccactgcaccactgtgcagcccACCTGTGTAcatactgtatttgtttttgtcaatgGATGGATCGGAGCCCGTTTGACTCAGACTGAGGCAAATCATCTCCAAGACAGCAGCCTTTCTGAGATCTTCCCAGTCAGCAGAGGTCAGTGTCGATCCACAGTGACCCGAGGAGAGGAAAGAGGTCGAATCACCAGTCACCAGTCAATAACtggaatattttaaaatgatacTTTATAGATGATTCCTGAATACAGTTATGATGTAGATGTCAGTGGAATCACTGTAGCATATTGATATGGATCAATATATggcattattatttttgtatagtTGTTGTGTagccctgtgatgaactgatgacaagcccagggtgtatcctgccctcaccCATATAGCTGGAACTGATTCCAGCTCTTCGCAACCCAGAGTAGGATAAAGCTGTCTAGAAAAAAGATGTATTATTATGTGCTGTCAATAgatctcatctcacaatattgAAGTAAAACCTTACATAAACTGATTTAATCAATTTAAATCACCAAATTTTGAAATACCaccaacataaggcccatgggccgaaaccagcctgcaagaggctctaatccggccaccaaaccaccaagctaACTGGAAAagtttcagagaaaacattgattttttcaacaaatttctGTAGTTTCACCAACATGACACTGAGACCTGAACTGAGTTATCGCTGATGCTTCCATGAAAACTAGCAGCCTACTTCCcgtcaaactagcctcaaatcCACGAAGCCAGGTGGAGTTTATAAAGACatgcagaaagcagcaggtatAGGAGAACTTTtggggacatttcactgtatttgcacaggagatttcattaaaatcagCTTGAGATTGCAGTAATTTTTGCTAGTATTATAAATAAGTATAAGTataaatttttgttttgtgaaaatagagaCATTTCCATTATGACGCTATAAAACTTAAACTTAAATGTTATTATATGGTACTGTTTTACAcgtccagcccactcaagattGAATTGGGCTGTAGGTGgccctgaaatgaaatgtgtctaACACACCTCAGACATACAAAAAGTTATGGCTCCATGGAGGAAGTCCACTGAAAGCTTCCTTAAAACAACTATAAACCCGCATAAACAGTTAtgtattaattaattaattaattcattcattcattcattgaaggTATATTGGTTGGTTATAAGACgctatgtaaaaaaaaaaaaaaaaaagcctgcagAGGGTACATTTTCCAGAATAAATCAGAAATGTGTTGGTGGTTTCAGCTCTGCCATCCGTTGTCAACTGAACTCAAgatttgaataaataaagttgtAAGAGGCGGAAATTGTCATTTGGATCATACTAAATATACAATGTGGAAGGGGAAGACAGCAACAAAGCAAAATAGAAAGAATTGCTGTGAAAACTTGAAACGCCATCTTTGCGCTGTATAATTTAAGAGAATGAATCCATCTCTGCGAGTGAGGCTGAATTGATAACCTTGTGTGTTCTCCGGTTGACATGTTTTGCTAAAGCGTCCACCCCCGGATCTTCTTCGACATGGTTCTTTCCAAACATGGTGGCAGAAACAGCATGTTGAAGGAGGCTCCGGCGTGGATAAACAACAGCCAAACCGGACGGATTTAACCTTCACTTATCCTCACAGCCGGTCCCAGCTCGGGTTTTACGGCTCTTCAGGTCCGACCCGTCGAAGAAAACTGTCAATCATAAAGCAGCAAAATGGTAAGAAGGCACTGATGGCTGGAAGCTAACCGTGTTAGCCGTGTTAGCTTACAGAGGCTAACTCCCTCACATCCTCACCAcactggaggagagaaaagaaaacactgcattAATCCCAGAGGGGAATTCGTATATTTGTACACCTAAATCCAACTTACTGCAGTTAAAATATTAATTAAGAATCATGTAGGCTGCCTGGTAATAACTTTTCTCTCTGGCTGACCAGGTGCATGCCCACATGCACGAATGCACACAGAAACTACACAATCAAATCGGTGACTGTAGTGAATTCTCGCCaatcagagacagaggagggcgGCTCATGgccagggttgggagggttacttttaaattgtaatccgatacaattacaagttacttgtcaacaaatgtaatcagtaacttactctaattacttcaattaaaaagtaacataccagattacttttagttacttttagattacttcactagcaaacataaataaagacaaatacaatgtgtcatccACGAGtgctctgagctctgctgaactctgtgtgttcagccccaattaataccaacaacatgacctttaacctctaaacctactgagaatctgactttctttctttctgactcaggatcagctccatcagttcagactgtgttcctctagtagttctacagtccagcagcagcagcagcaggagccggactgacactgttaacacacatttatattatgtagctgtactgctgcagtgaggagcagtttgtcttcaggtcggccatgaaaagtattttttcaagagttcagagttgattcattcctcagtgacagaaggaaacatgcagtctccaataaatcctccatacaggctgaagacATTACTGCCTCCAttagattcttctgagttcagcctggtgaggctgaggttctcagcagcaggttactgacaagttagcaggttactgacaggttagcaggttaacAACACTTTAGCtccactgtgagttcaggtgtgtctCATaactgtagatgtgtcttcaggtttgatgagttcctggatgttgagagcattttcacagctggaggcagaatttacattgaACATTGTCTCCGTTTCCAGCCagagaatgagtttctctccctggagcagccatgactccagcagcagggggtaaaatcCTCGGCAACGcaggttgtttcattcacggttaaacatatcagtagagcggcaggctgctccaagacagcggttGATGTGGCGTctgtcatttatatatctacggtgtctactgtttatagatctacaatATGGCGGTTTGTGCCATGAAGTGCTGGGATGTTctgtaaagtgtcacagtgtctgtatacggcgcggatgtttgttgttgctggtatattccgtctgattttcaaaagtaatcccactcagtaatccgtgtttttatcagaagtacctgtaatgagattacatgttttttgcgtgtactgtaacggattacagttacaatttttttgtttcctgattacgtaacgccgttacatgtaatccgttactccgcAACCCTGCTCATGGCGCTATCATACGGTCAGTATGGCTCGTATTGGGGTTTAGAAATGGGTGTGAATAGTTTGTAAAAATCCACCACATCTTGTGAAAACCTGCCCAAATTTGATCAATCCTCCCAATGCCATTTTTTTCCAGCCCATCGGGTTCAGAAGCCCAATTGGGTGAAAACCCGCCCAATCTAGCAACACTGCCTGGAGCACTCTTCTCTTTTCCTGGCATGTTGCTGATCAGAAAGCACCGTGTTAAATGGGTTgtgttgtggttgtgtgtttcaGCCTCATCGAAAGAAGAAGTCGTTCATTGAGAAGAAGAAGGCCGTGACCTTTCACCTGGTCCACAGGAGTCAGAGGGATCCGCTGGCTGCAGATGAGAAAGCCCCGCAGCACGTCCTCCTGCCTGCCACCAAGGTACAAAACTCAAGGCCCCGTAAGGTTTAAGACAGAGGCAGGATTCAAAAGTGGAAGAAGGCTCCTTCCATAAgcatttcagtcaggatatgtGCTCAAAACCTTTTTCTCCTGCTTTCTGGAGGCTTTTGAGTAGTCTACAGATCATAATCGGTCCAAGATGAACATGTTCCACCGCCGGCGTTCAAAGTATTTTctcaaaatgatgaaataattgtttttatagGTAATTCTAAGCATATTTATCGGTCTAATTTCCTTCAGAAACAGTTTAACTGGCTCTATTTGGAGgttgaaaatgtcagaaagaTGCATAACAAAATGATCgacacacattttcattaatATAAGTGATTCTTTTAAATTCTAAACTCGTTCACTGTTTCATCGTCCGGTTGTGAGGAGTAAGTTTTAGTGAGCCTCACAGTGATCCGAGTCGGTCGTCCCAGGTGTGCGGTTAAAGCCCTGGAGTAGGTTTCCTGAAGTGACGGATCTTCTTCGGGCCCCTCAGGTTGACGTGGAGAAGAGgcaagaggagcagaggaagttTGGCGTGTTCTACGACGACGACTACGACTACCTGCAGCACCTGAAAGAGGCGTCCGGCCCGTCGGAGCTGCTCGCCGCCGGCCCCTCGTACCCGGACAGACAGCCGATTCACCcccgagaggaagaggaagatgaagatgaagaggacgCGGAGGAGAGCACGGCTCCTGTGAGTCGGCTCAGACTCCACCCCCTGCTGTGAAGGAAGCTTTCATTGAAGAAGAGAACTGAGCTGCAGTTATTTTAACCTAGAACGTTGTTTTTGCTTCTGAAGAAAAGTGTTTAAAACTCAGGGAAAGCCAAACTGAAGATTTTTGTGTAAATGGCGCCACCATGTGGCCACGTGtttcactccatcactccagtTTGGTGAGAAGAGGATTCCAGGGACAGGAGGAACCGTCTTCTGCTCTGGTTTAGTTTGGTTCTGGAGAATTTCATCGTGGAGTCAGAAGAGGTGTTAAGATCAACTGGAGGAAGAGAATAATGTTTAGACTTTAGTTTTGCAGCGTTACCTTCATTTTGGACTTGTTCTTTTTTGATACATCTGATTTTTCAGTTTACTTAGTAAAGAATGAATCAGAATCCTGAGCAGCTGTGGTGCTTTAAAACAAGAGCAGCTCTGTTTTACCGTTATCAACCATCATGTTCTGTAACTTTTAGTTTCTTTATCCAGAGAAAAAACAGAGTAATATCCTCACGGATGGACATTCTTGGTGAAGCTGTGTCTGACGAAAACTGTTGTGACGAACAGGCGACCTCCATCAAGCTGCCGTCGTCGGTGTTCGCCTCAGAGttcgaggaggaggtgggaCTCCTGAACAAGGCTGCTCCCGTGTCAGGTGAGCGGGTCGAACCACGCCGTCCCACGTCTTCCGTCTTGTGTCATCAGCTTCTGTAGTTCCACAAGAATGTCCACCTGATCCGTTTGCGAAACACTCacgcagaaaataaaaagaattcaACGTGTCGaggttttcttttaaagaaaagtgACTTCTGATCCAAAACTGTTTCTTTACCTGTTCAGTAGCTTATAGTGAACCAGAAAActgtcaaaactgaaatgaaaggtTGAAACAGGAGACGGTAGAAGCAGTTTCACAGATACACGAATTAACAAGAATATCTAGTAAATGATTAATTTGTTCCAGTAGAAATATCTGCTATCAGATTCATTTAAATTCTTGTAGATTCTTTTATCAGGAGGACGTCCTGTACTTGTTGATCTTTATTCTTGTTGAATATTGTAAAAACGCTGGACTTCCAGCGTCCCTGTTTGACTGCTATTGGTTCACGTTCGTTCTTTCGTCCCTCAGGACCCCGACTGGACATGGACCCAGACATCGTTGCCGCCCTCGATGAAGATTTTGACTTCGACGACCCCGAAAACCTCCTGGAGGACGACTTCATGGTCAAAGCAAACTGCGCCTTTGGAGCCAAGGACGCACAGTAAGACGCGTTCCATCCGTCACACTCGTCGCTTCTCTGTCCTCGCATCGTCCCGCTCCTGACCGGTCACCATGGCAGTGTTAGACTCCCCATTTCACCTgtaatgcatgtttttctgtgaggaaaccagagaaggCTCTCATCAACCgggaaagaacatgcaaactccaaaccaCACGGTTTATTTCTTTGGATTCTTGAAAAAAAACGTGAAGTTGTGACTTCTTCATGTGTGACAGAggcgatgatgaagatgaggatgagtgGGAGGACACCGACGAGGACGGCGACCTCGACTCTGAGGGGGGGTTTTCGGGCAGCGGTGACCTGCAGGGGCCCGACCGGGAGTTCCTGTTCGACGACGAGGAGACCAAGAGCCGCTTCACGGAGTACTCCATGACGTCCTCCGTGATGAGGCGCAACGAGCAGCTCACGCTGCTGGACGACCGCTTCGAAAAGGTGGAGCTGGCTTAACGCGGACGTTCCCATTGagtcttaaaggtgctgtaggcaggattcggcatctccgccatcttgcttagggttacctaagcaagatggcgatttgacccatctaagatggcgatttgaaacccagcacagccaatcctgtcctgttttctctgacatcacgaacttacgcaagttaagcccctcccaaaagaacgtgtgacgaacgcccctcgaccaatcacggttagagcctcaggggctcttctgattggtcaaagatacctggagctgtcgagattccttttcagctcagaacagagacagacggaaacgctgcgccctcgcagtagagcagtgatgctacactcctaaaggattatcaatggatactctaacatttaatccaaagaaaacacagaaaaattagcattgactagcaaaatcctgcctacagcacctttaagtcgcTGCGGATCCATTCCAGCGGCGTTTCCCGGAGAAGCAGCCTCGCTAACGCCCGGCCCGCGTTGTGCTTTCAGTTTTACGAGCAGTTCGACGACGACGAGATCGGCGCTCTGGACAACGCCGAGCTGGAGGGCTTCATCGAGCCCGACAGCGCCCGACTGGAGGAGGTCATCAAGGACTACTtcaggcagaaa
The nucleotide sequence above comes from Salarias fasciatus chromosome 6, fSalaFa1.1, whole genome shotgun sequence. Encoded proteins:
- the ltv1 gene encoding protein LTV1 homolog; translation: MPHRKKKSFIEKKKAVTFHLVHRSQRDPLAADEKAPQHVLLPATKVDVEKRQEEQRKFGVFYDDDYDYLQHLKEASGPSELLAAGPSYPDRQPIHPREEEEDEDEEDAEESTAPATSIKLPSSVFASEFEEEVGLLNKAAPVSGPRLDMDPDIVAALDEDFDFDDPENLLEDDFMVKANCAFGAKDAQGDDEDEDEWEDTDEDGDLDSEGGFSGSGDLQGPDREFLFDDEETKSRFTEYSMTSSVMRRNEQLTLLDDRFEKFYEQFDDDEIGALDNAELEGFIEPDSARLEEVIKDYFRQKEREALRPEDLGPKELPVVKEEEDEEEEEEEMETVVIEAPEEKWDCETIISTYSNIYNRPKVIEEPSKPKAIRVSSKTGIPLDVLPDRGPTAKQAERMARINDSDLPRVSTQPRSREESKEERRARKQAVKEERKERRVEKKANKMAFKEEKVRQEKQMLNLRTNIQGLKL